In Acaryochloris marina S15, a single genomic region encodes these proteins:
- a CDS encoding DUF2811 domain-containing protein, whose translation MSTTVSILADIPEDLHDALMSYLETHPDWDQDRVISAALSLFLMQYGQSDRKTARIYLDSLFKKELPTAC comes from the coding sequence ATGTCAACGACCGTTAGCATTCTGGCTGATATCCCTGAAGATCTCCATGACGCATTAATGAGTTATTTGGAAACCCATCCTGACTGGGATCAAGATCGGGTTATCTCAGCGGCACTATCGTTATTCCTCATGCAGTACGGTCAATCAGACCGCAAGACAGCTCGCATCTATCTTGATAGTTTGTTCAAAAAAGAACTTCCTACAGCCTGCTAA
- a CDS encoding RNA-binding protein produces MSIYVGNLSYDVTEQDLNTVFAEYGTVKSAKLPTDRETGRMRGFGFVEMSDDAEETKAIEELDGAEWMGRTLKVNKAKPRENRGGGGNFGGGRRY; encoded by the coding sequence ATGTCGATTTATGTTGGTAACCTCTCTTATGACGTTACAGAGCAAGACCTAAACACCGTTTTTGCAGAATATGGAACTGTCAAGTCCGCCAAGCTTCCCACCGACCGTGAAACAGGTCGGATGAGAGGTTTTGGTTTTGTCGAGATGAGTGATGATGCCGAAGAAACCAAGGCGATTGAAGAACTAGATGGTGCTGAGTGGATGGGCCGTACCCTGAAAGTCAATAAAGCAAAACCCCGCGAAAACAGAGGTGGGGGTGGCAACTTTGGTGGCGGCCGACGCTACTAA